A single genomic interval of Oryzomonas sagensis harbors:
- a CDS encoding DUF3047 domain-containing protein has protein sequence MQPYRTLCIAVIFVFLTVFPALAAESELRIGKFSSAELAGWKEQTVFGSKKSAYTFVQDNGKSVLMGKSHDSASGLLHKIDIDPKAYPIIKWSWKIDHTVKKGNERTKDGHDFAARLYVVFPRGFFSKTRAIEYVWGNVLRKGESIRNPYSKNVVMIAVDGGDELAGRWTSHRRNFAEDYRAAFGEEAPKVGAIAIMTDSDNTHESATGYYGDITVLPAPREEEQKPKEPKQKEQPAKEQPAKTHPAKPKEPLPKEQTNGNGSHPAPPAALPPAQNQQ, from the coding sequence ATGCAACCTTACCGGACGCTCTGCATCGCTGTTATTTTTGTTTTTCTGACCGTTTTCCCCGCCTTGGCAGCCGAATCCGAATTGCGCATCGGCAAGTTCAGTTCGGCGGAACTCGCGGGATGGAAGGAACAGACCGTTTTCGGCTCGAAAAAATCGGCCTACACCTTTGTTCAGGACAATGGGAAGAGCGTTCTGATGGGGAAAAGCCACGATTCGGCTTCGGGCTTGCTCCACAAGATCGATATCGATCCCAAGGCATACCCGATCATCAAGTGGTCATGGAAGATCGACCATACGGTCAAAAAGGGGAACGAGCGGACCAAAGACGGACACGACTTTGCCGCCCGCCTCTACGTGGTGTTTCCCCGGGGATTTTTCTCCAAGACTCGGGCAATCGAGTACGTGTGGGGCAACGTCCTGCGCAAAGGTGAGAGCATCCGCAACCCCTACTCGAAGAATGTGGTCATGATTGCCGTGGATGGGGGCGATGAGCTGGCCGGACGCTGGACCTCCCACCGGCGGAATTTTGCCGAAGACTATCGCGCCGCCTTCGGCGAAGAGGCCCCCAAGGTCGGTGCCATCGCCATCATGACCGACAGCGACAACACCCATGAGTCCGCAACCGGCTACTACGGCGATATAACCGTACTTCCGGCGCCGCGGGAAGAGGAGCAGAAACCGAAGGAACCGAAGCAAAAGGAGCAACCGGCCAAAGAGCAGCCGGCAAAAACGCACCCGGCAAAGCCGAAGGAGCCGCTGCCGAAGGAGCAAACCAACGGCAACGGCTCTCACCCGGCGCCTCCGGCGGCACTTCCGCCCGCCCAAAACCAGCAATAG